From the genome of Rhizobium sp. NXC24, one region includes:
- a CDS encoding peroxiredoxin-like family protein: MSPSYVDHPLQPGDRVPNVEFDAISREGKIALDDFRGRSPLLIGLFRGLHCPFCRRHVAAMAYLSPILREKGVQSLAVVNTPVERARLYFRYHPIPDLLAASDPARASHQAFGLREVGLDMVMAIRIELPGELPEPMGVMAMDEFLNEKEGYQITEADEQMMTADHGQLVGQFLIDREGIVRWSFTEVLEAGLQTFKAPNSQELMSVASQVAL; the protein is encoded by the coding sequence ATGTCCCCGTCTTATGTCGACCATCCGCTACAACCGGGCGACCGGGTCCCGAACGTTGAGTTCGATGCGATCTCGCGCGAAGGGAAGATCGCACTTGACGATTTTCGTGGCCGCAGCCCATTGTTGATCGGTTTGTTTCGAGGCTTGCATTGCCCGTTCTGCCGGCGCCACGTCGCTGCCATGGCATATCTCAGCCCGATACTGCGTGAGAAAGGCGTCCAATCCCTGGCGGTGGTAAACACCCCGGTCGAACGCGCGCGGCTCTATTTCCGTTACCATCCGATACCCGATCTTCTCGCGGCTTCCGACCCGGCACGGGCTTCGCACCAAGCGTTCGGCTTACGCGAGGTCGGGCTCGACATGGTCATGGCAATAAGGATCGAACTTCCGGGCGAGTTGCCCGAGCCTATGGGCGTAATGGCAATGGACGAATTTCTTAACGAGAAGGAAGGATATCAAATTACGGAAGCCGATGAGCAGATGATGACTGCCGACCACGGGCAGCTTGTCGGTCAGTTCCTAATAGACCGAGAGGGCATCGTGCGCTGGAGCTTCACTGAAGTTCTGGAGGCTGGGCTTCAGACATTCAAGGCACCTAATTCCCAGGAATTGATGTCGGTCGCTTCGCAAGTCGCACTTTAA
- the tnpB gene encoding IS66 family insertion sequence element accessory protein TnpB (TnpB, as the term is used for proteins encoded by IS66 family insertion elements, is considered an accessory protein, since TnpC, encoded by a neighboring gene, is a DDE family transposase.), translating into MIGPGTGVRVYIACGVTDMRKGIEGLAALAQDVLRQKPTGGAVFAFRGKRGDRLKLLYFDGQGFCLYYKILQKGRFPWPLAADGAARLTSAQLAMLWEGIDWRRPDWGVPPARVG; encoded by the coding sequence ATGATCGGGCCTGGGACAGGTGTTCGGGTTTATATCGCCTGCGGTGTCACGGACATGCGCAAGGGGATAGAGGGGCTGGCTGCTCTTGCCCAGGATGTGCTGCGCCAGAAGCCGACGGGAGGTGCGGTCTTCGCGTTTCGGGGCAAGCGGGGCGACCGTTTGAAGCTATTGTATTTTGACGGCCAGGGGTTCTGCCTTTATTACAAAATCTTGCAGAAAGGGCGGTTTCCATGGCCCTTGGCAGCAGATGGAGCAGCCCGGTTGACGTCTGCTCAACTGGCAATGCTGTGGGAAGGGATTGATTGGCGACGGCCCGACTGGGGCGTTCCTCCGGCCCGTGTCGGTTGA
- a CDS encoding transposase codes for MRVEILGDERRRRWSDESKLEVVLSVGVDGASVTEVARRYSVTRQQVYTWRRELRKKGLLSPPSTTVFLPLDMPPAGDSKEARAFEGMQVLPAMMELQLRCGRSLRFSGDVDVVALKRLIRAIEAA; via the coding sequence ATGCGCGTGGAAATTCTCGGCGATGAACGTCGCCGACGTTGGAGTGATGAGAGCAAGCTGGAGGTCGTGCTGTCGGTAGGCGTCGACGGCGCGTCGGTGACAGAGGTGGCGCGCCGGTATTCGGTCACGCGGCAGCAGGTTTACACCTGGCGGCGTGAATTGCGGAAGAAGGGCCTGCTGTCGCCGCCGTCGACGACGGTGTTTCTGCCGCTGGACATGCCGCCGGCAGGGGACAGCAAAGAGGCTCGGGCTTTTGAAGGCATGCAGGTTTTGCCTGCAATGATGGAATTGCAACTGCGCTGCGGACGAAGCCTTCGCTTCAGTGGCGATGTTGATGTGGTTGCACTGAAGCGCCTGATCCGGGCAATCGAGGCGGCATGA
- a CDS encoding N-formylglutamate amidohydrolase, which produces MHQSLISPPVHSDALWTIERGISPIVATAIHEGHSVRKELESLYALSSDERLREEDPFTEFTTRDVPNRIVFHRSRFEVDINRSRDAAIYFAPEQAWGLKVWKDELSSNHVKASLQTHDEYYEMLLAFLKGIERWHCRFVVLDIHSYNHRRGGAAAAPTEQAKAPHINIGTFSIDRVRWSHVIDILTDHFRSCEINGCRLDVRENIAFQGKGEQTRFIHEHFPLSGCAIAVEFKKFFMDEWTGEPDLDVLEKLRGIVASAVPLLEQAVGSRR; this is translated from the coding sequence ATGCATCAGTCGCTGATTAGCCCTCCGGTACATTCGGACGCCCTCTGGACAATCGAGCGCGGCATCTCCCCAATCGTCGCGACCGCCATCCACGAAGGGCACTCTGTTCGTAAGGAGCTGGAGAGCTTGTATGCGCTTTCATCGGACGAGCGTCTTCGCGAGGAAGATCCATTCACGGAGTTCACCACACGCGACGTCCCGAATCGGATCGTTTTCCATAGGTCTCGTTTCGAAGTCGACATCAACCGCAGTCGCGATGCGGCGATTTACTTCGCGCCGGAACAGGCCTGGGGGCTGAAGGTCTGGAAGGACGAGCTTTCATCCAACCACGTCAAGGCCTCCCTCCAGACCCATGACGAATATTACGAAATGCTGCTGGCCTTTTTGAAGGGTATCGAGCGCTGGCACTGCCGGTTCGTGGTTCTCGATATCCATAGCTACAATCATCGTCGAGGAGGAGCCGCGGCGGCTCCAACGGAACAGGCAAAAGCGCCGCATATCAATATTGGCACGTTCTCCATCGACCGTGTCCGCTGGTCGCACGTGATCGATATCCTCACGGACCATTTCCGGTCTTGCGAGATCAACGGCTGCCGGCTCGACGTCCGGGAAAACATTGCCTTCCAGGGGAAGGGCGAGCAGACCCGCTTCATCCATGAGCATTTTCCCCTCTCCGGCTGTGCCATCGCAGTCGAATTCAAGAAGTTCTTCATGGATGAATGGACGGGTGAACCGGATCTCGATGTCCTCGAAAAGCTCCGCGGCATCGTCGCATCCGCCGTTCCCTTGCTGGAGCAAGCGGTGGGATCAAGGCGATGA
- a CDS encoding helix-turn-helix domain-containing protein: MLPTNEHCLVSHRFPGLHRLPGTQDTGSFRDHCCRSTASRLFSGLDIAEVAATLGYASQSAFGTAFKRIKGCSPKVATRRPARSAGERNSGSVPKPFRSR, translated from the coding sequence ATGCTTCCGACGAATGAGCATTGTCTGGTTAGCCACCGCTTCCCGGGCCTCCATCGCCTTCCAGGAACTCAGGATACTGGATCATTTCGCGATCATTGCTGTCGGTCGACAGCTTCCCGTCTTTTTTCCGGTTTGGACATCGCTGAGGTGGCTGCAACGCTCGGCTATGCATCTCAAAGTGCATTCGGAACCGCTTTCAAGCGCATCAAAGGCTGCTCCCCGAAGGTCGCGACAAGACGACCTGCGCGCTCAGCGGGTGAACGAAATAGCGGTTCAGTCCCCAAACCCTTCCGATCTCGGTGA
- a CDS encoding BrnT family toxin, translated as MINWDQITGFDWDAGNARKSAEKHDVGQGEAEQVFFNEPLLMVPDARHSAEERRIHALGRTDDGRLLHITFTLRHNQSKIRVISARDMSRKERSNYEQDV; from the coding sequence ATGATTAATTGGGACCAGATCACCGGCTTCGACTGGGACGCGGGAAACGCCCGCAAAAGCGCTGAAAAGCATGACGTCGGCCAGGGCGAAGCGGAGCAGGTGTTTTTTAACGAGCCGCTCCTGATGGTTCCCGACGCAAGGCATAGCGCCGAAGAGCGACGCATCCACGCTCTCGGGCGCACCGACGATGGAAGGCTGCTGCATATCACCTTCACGCTTCGGCATAACCAATCGAAGATACGAGTGATCTCGGCCCGGGATATGAGCCGCAAGGAACGGAGCAATTATGAGCAAGACGTTTAA
- a CDS encoding BrnA antitoxin family protein — MSKTFKPVPEFKTEAEERAFWESQDSDDHVDWSKAERVRMPNLKPSSTSISLRLPNALLERIKIAAGKRDVPYQSLIKIWLAEKVDASGAQR; from the coding sequence ATGAGCAAGACGTTTAAGCCAGTACCGGAATTCAAGACGGAAGCGGAAGAACGCGCCTTTTGGGAAAGCCAGGATTCCGACGATCATGTCGACTGGAGCAAGGCTGAACGTGTGCGCATGCCGAACCTGAAACCATCCTCGACATCAATCTCGCTGCGGCTGCCGAACGCGCTGCTTGAACGGATCAAGATCGCGGCGGGCAAACGAGACGTACCCTACCAATCGCTCATCAAGATCTGGCTCGCGGAAAAGGTCGACGCTTCTGGCGCGCAACGATGA
- a CDS encoding IS66 family transposase translates to MSNASQNLPDDPAFLKAMIASLEAKNAKMSATLQAHDQLIQSLRLRIARLKKHGFGKSSEKIEREIQQLELALEDLMIAASEGSSEPLAEDEETEPAAPEESMPEKTMRRRPRVSDKAARERRELDPGTCCPACGGELRLVGEDVSKILDMIAAQMKVIEIARLKKSCRCCEKMVQLPAPSRPISGSMAGAGLLAYILVSKFDDHLPLYRLNEIFARMGVDIPDSTLVDWCGRAMQVLLPLIELIEAAIMSSDLLHADDTPIRVLDRSLRDKGLGKGVKKGRLWTYVRDQRPWAGIAPPGAVYYFAPDWKEEHVHRHLKEASGILQADGYKGYAKLYEAGTDGKRRFREASCWAHWRRDFHDIWTSNKSEIAREALDRIGALYDIERGIAGKSADIRLAARQKHSKAKVEAFRVWAEAQLTRIPGKSDLAGAFRYGLSRWSSFCLFLEDGRVAIDNNAAERALRPIGVGRRNWLFAGADTGAETLARAMTIIETAKMNGLDPQAYLADVLDRIQDHKINRLAELLPWNWKPTAAIICAEAA, encoded by the coding sequence ATGTCAAACGCGAGCCAAAATCTTCCCGATGATCCGGCCTTCCTGAAGGCGATGATCGCCTCGCTTGAGGCGAAGAACGCGAAGATGTCTGCGACCTTGCAGGCGCATGATCAGTTGATCCAGTCCCTGCGGCTGCGCATCGCCAGGCTGAAGAAACATGGCTTCGGCAAGTCGTCGGAAAAGATCGAACGGGAAATCCAGCAGTTGGAACTGGCGCTCGAGGACCTGATGATTGCCGCTTCGGAAGGCAGCAGCGAGCCACTCGCCGAGGACGAAGAAACGGAGCCTGCCGCGCCTGAGGAAAGCATGCCTGAAAAGACCATGCGCCGCCGTCCGCGCGTGTCGGACAAGGCCGCTCGCGAGCGCAGGGAACTTGATCCCGGAACGTGCTGCCCCGCTTGTGGTGGCGAACTGCGGCTTGTCGGCGAAGACGTCAGCAAAATCCTCGACATGATCGCCGCACAGATGAAGGTCATCGAGATCGCCCGGCTGAAGAAGTCCTGCCGCTGCTGCGAGAAGATGGTGCAGTTGCCCGCGCCCAGCCGTCCGATATCGGGCAGCATGGCGGGCGCTGGTCTTCTGGCCTATATCCTGGTCTCGAAGTTCGACGACCACTTGCCGCTCTATCGCCTGAACGAAATCTTCGCCCGCATGGGCGTTGATATCCCCGACAGCACGTTGGTCGATTGGTGTGGCCGCGCCATGCAGGTGCTCCTGCCGCTGATCGAGTTGATCGAAGCCGCGATCATGAGCAGCGACCTTCTCCACGCCGACGACACGCCGATCCGGGTTCTGGATCGTTCTCTACGCGACAAGGGGCTGGGGAAAGGGGTGAAGAAGGGCAGGCTCTGGACCTATGTCCGGGACCAGCGCCCATGGGCGGGCATAGCTCCGCCCGGTGCGGTCTATTATTTTGCTCCCGACTGGAAGGAAGAGCACGTTCACCGTCACCTCAAGGAGGCGAGCGGCATCCTTCAGGCCGATGGCTACAAAGGCTATGCGAAGTTATATGAGGCCGGAACGGACGGGAAACGCCGCTTCCGGGAGGCTTCATGTTGGGCGCATTGGCGGCGCGACTTCCACGATATCTGGACCTCGAACAAATCCGAGATTGCCCGCGAGGCTCTCGACCGTATCGGCGCGCTTTACGACATCGAGCGCGGCATTGCAGGCAAGTCTGCCGATATCCGTCTTGCCGCGCGCCAGAAGCACAGCAAGGCAAAGGTCGAAGCATTCCGCGTCTGGGCCGAAGCGCAACTGACCCGTATCCCCGGCAAGAGCGATCTGGCGGGCGCTTTCCGGTACGGCTTGAGCAGGTGGTCTTCATTCTGCCTGTTCCTGGAAGATGGCCGTGTCGCAATCGATAACAACGCCGCCGAGCGGGCGTTGCGTCCTATCGGCGTTGGAAGACGAAACTGGCTCTTCGCGGGTGCCGACACTGGAGCAGAAACCCTGGCGCGGGCCATGACGATTATCGAAACCGCCAAGATGAATGGCCTTGATCCGCAGGCCTATCTGGCTGATGTGCTCGACCGCATTCAGGATCACAAGATAAATCGCCTCGCGGAGCTGCTTCCATGGAACTGGAAGCCGACAGCGGCAATCATCTGCGCCGAGGCCGCTTGA
- a CDS encoding flavohemoglobin expression-modulating QEGLA motif protein: protein MSKASSLSRQDEPDWIGDILTCIREGKSIRRELPGGGRLHIDRPLPFLCVHIAKEGAEPTARDVAQANASYLVAPHAAAAIPLIEAVASILEERFGAFMLLDVGELSQDRFLTDDAPFLPPFEVSIWSSADAIAAADAFSTAVSDSEARFRTPRVENMEAAPSRDDKQLARELGCSAIAVRFAPIYRQPNSEEIYPELREQLVGMLFDAGLQAFASFIGSHQLFKLTTHRALGRKAFIDAVSRVDRSVDEVASTFDFLLAVTPINAEAAFEGFKADGREAQPTFLYRPLGLQVEAIKRKLFSISFEHLEDPVLHQLYREKQQELDLQLSLLSSRQSPKFVEFSRALYEPVERPLLREARTILTALAGNERSGDDGAGVENRIADCFQVERQAKAMIAAYQRQGNDFEASVEVRDDLPSGLMVSGHRLLIARSTLMDMRRVEPLLSHEIGVHLLTYFNGSAQGLRLFRTGLSGYEGMQEGLAVFAEYLSGGMTPERLKLIASRVVGCACMLDGATFAETYSVLVNDYNFSEPAAFNLVLRLYRGGGLAKDAIYLRGLLALLDHLENGGALEPFWMGKIAASHFKVMQELAERGLLRLPAIHPIFLDNDGGRARLERARSGIRPLDLIQRQEP, encoded by the coding sequence ATGAGCAAGGCGAGTTCGCTCAGCCGGCAGGACGAGCCGGATTGGATAGGAGATATCCTGACCTGTATCCGCGAAGGCAAGTCGATCCGCCGCGAGCTGCCCGGCGGCGGCCGCCTACATATCGACCGGCCCTTGCCGTTTCTGTGCGTCCATATCGCGAAAGAGGGTGCCGAACCCACCGCCCGGGACGTTGCCCAAGCCAATGCCTCCTACCTGGTAGCGCCGCATGCGGCCGCGGCCATACCGTTGATTGAGGCTGTCGCGAGTATCCTAGAAGAGCGATTTGGCGCTTTCATGCTCCTCGACGTCGGCGAACTGTCACAGGACAGGTTTTTGACCGACGACGCGCCTTTCCTGCCGCCCTTCGAAGTGTCGATCTGGTCGAGCGCTGATGCGATTGCAGCAGCCGACGCATTCTCAACGGCGGTCAGCGACAGCGAAGCCCGGTTCCGTACGCCGCGCGTAGAAAATATGGAGGCCGCTCCCTCGCGCGATGACAAACAGCTTGCTCGCGAACTCGGCTGCTCGGCGATCGCCGTGAGGTTTGCACCGATCTACCGCCAACCCAACTCCGAAGAAATTTATCCGGAACTTCGCGAACAGCTTGTTGGCATGCTCTTCGATGCGGGCCTGCAGGCTTTCGCCTCCTTCATAGGCTCACATCAGCTCTTCAAGCTGACCACACATAGGGCGCTGGGACGCAAAGCGTTCATCGACGCGGTTTCCAGGGTGGACCGTAGCGTCGATGAGGTCGCGTCGACCTTCGATTTTCTTCTGGCGGTGACACCCATTAATGCGGAGGCGGCGTTTGAAGGCTTTAAGGCCGATGGCCGCGAGGCTCAGCCGACCTTTCTCTACCGCCCGCTCGGATTGCAGGTGGAGGCGATCAAGCGGAAGCTTTTCTCAATCTCCTTCGAGCATCTCGAAGACCCTGTGCTCCATCAACTTTATCGCGAAAAGCAGCAGGAGCTCGATCTGCAACTCTCACTGCTGTCGTCGCGGCAGAGCCCGAAGTTCGTCGAGTTCAGCCGTGCACTCTATGAGCCGGTCGAGCGGCCGCTGCTGCGCGAGGCCAGGACAATCCTGACAGCTTTGGCCGGAAACGAGCGGAGCGGCGATGACGGCGCGGGCGTGGAAAACAGGATTGCCGACTGTTTCCAGGTGGAGCGGCAAGCCAAAGCTATGATCGCTGCTTATCAGCGGCAGGGAAATGACTTCGAGGCGTCGGTCGAGGTTCGCGACGACTTGCCCTCCGGCCTGATGGTGTCCGGACATCGTTTGCTGATCGCCCGTAGCACGCTGATGGATATGCGCCGCGTCGAACCCCTCCTGTCGCATGAGATCGGTGTCCATCTGCTGACTTATTTCAATGGTTCGGCCCAGGGACTGCGCCTCTTTCGCACAGGGCTTTCGGGATACGAGGGTATGCAGGAAGGCTTGGCCGTTTTTGCCGAATACCTCTCCGGCGGCATGACGCCGGAGAGGCTCAAGCTGATTGCGAGCCGGGTCGTTGGATGTGCGTGTATGCTCGATGGTGCGACATTTGCTGAAACCTATTCCGTGCTCGTCAACGACTATAACTTCTCCGAACCGGCGGCCTTCAACCTCGTCCTGCGACTCTATCGAGGCGGCGGCCTTGCAAAGGATGCGATCTATCTGCGCGGACTGCTCGCCTTGCTCGACCATCTCGAAAATGGCGGTGCTCTGGAGCCTTTCTGGATGGGCAAAATTGCTGCGTCGCATTTCAAAGTCATGCAGGAGCTTGCCGAGCGCGGACTTCTCCGCTTGCCGGCGATCCACCCAATCTTTCTTGACAATGACGGCGGGCGTGCGCGGCTGGAACGGGCCAGAAGCGGCATCCGCCCGCTCGACTTGATCCAACGACAGGAGCCGTGA
- a CDS encoding glutathione synthase gives MRIAFFVNSIKGEAGYYTTTALALAGMARGHDVSYLTPGDFVLHPDDNLMIRATNLKNGKPKKADAFISALQGDQAEIQTINVSEIDVLFLRNDPSEDADERPWAAHAGAIFGRLAAERGVLTVNDPEGLIRAQNKLYFQDFPQAVRPTTLISKSFEEIRVFIDEQKQGVILKPLQGSGGKNVFKIASSKEANLNQIFEAVSGEGYLIAQVYLPDATAGDIRLFLMNGRPLQRDGAYAAFRRVPAKGEVRSNMNAAGTPAAVEITPKILAVAELVRPKLVEDGMFLVGLDIVGDKILEINVFTPGGLPDIAELYGVDLTPEVIIALEQKVEMRKNYAGRISNRRLATL, from the coding sequence ATGCGGATTGCATTTTTTGTGAATTCCATCAAAGGCGAAGCCGGTTATTACACGACGACCGCGCTCGCGCTTGCCGGCATGGCTCGCGGTCACGACGTTTCTTATTTGACGCCAGGCGACTTCGTGCTTCACCCCGACGACAACCTGATGATCCGCGCCACTAACCTCAAAAACGGCAAGCCCAAAAAAGCCGATGCTTTCATCAGTGCATTGCAGGGCGATCAGGCGGAAATTCAGACCATCAACGTCAGCGAGATCGACGTGCTGTTCTTACGAAACGACCCATCTGAAGATGCCGATGAACGGCCGTGGGCGGCACATGCTGGTGCGATCTTCGGAAGGCTTGCGGCCGAGCGCGGCGTGCTAACCGTCAACGATCCCGAAGGACTGATACGCGCTCAGAACAAGCTCTATTTTCAGGATTTTCCGCAAGCCGTGCGGCCGACCACGCTGATATCGAAAAGCTTCGAGGAAATCCGCGTTTTCATCGATGAGCAGAAACAGGGTGTCATCCTGAAGCCGCTGCAGGGCTCAGGCGGCAAGAACGTTTTCAAGATCGCCTCCAGCAAGGAAGCGAACCTCAATCAGATCTTCGAGGCGGTCAGCGGCGAAGGGTACCTGATTGCACAGGTCTATCTTCCCGACGCGACGGCCGGCGATATCCGGCTGTTCCTGATGAATGGCCGGCCGTTGCAGCGTGACGGCGCCTATGCCGCCTTCCGGCGCGTGCCGGCAAAGGGCGAGGTCCGTTCCAACATGAATGCGGCAGGCACCCCCGCTGCCGTCGAAATCACGCCCAAGATCCTCGCGGTCGCCGAATTGGTACGGCCCAAGCTCGTCGAGGACGGCATGTTTCTCGTCGGCCTCGATATCGTCGGCGACAAAATCCTCGAGATCAACGTTTTCACGCCCGGAGGCCTGCCCGATATTGCTGAACTTTACGGCGTCGATCTGACGCCAGAGGTCATCATCGCGCTGGAGCAGAAGGTGGAGATGAGGAAGAATTATGCCGGCAGGATTTCAAACCGGAGGCTGGCAACTCTTTAG
- a CDS encoding lipocalin-like domain-containing protein: MNAKLCLCVVLTFYLAELGVAKAQGFAGLGTKAEGFALPTPGGRFDFPKDHGPHPDFRIEWWYVTANLKGSDGIDYGAQWTLFRSAAAPGDKSGWSSPQVWMGNAAVTTPDRQFSAERLARGGVGQAGVNASPFSAWIDEWNLAARKPTLGGDELSHLMMSATGPDFWYRFDLDASGPIVPQGDNGFSVKSADGQASYYYSQPFYSVSGALHLPGKEVAVTGKAWLDREWSSQPLAANQIGWDWFSLHFDSGEKLMGFRLRDSVGGGFTSGTWISAQGKPTTIPPNQLRLTPGATASVAGRNVPVRWRLELPERGVDVSVFAMNDQAWVAGQFPYWEGPVRATGSFNGLGYLEMTGYR; the protein is encoded by the coding sequence ATGAACGCTAAGTTATGTCTCTGCGTCGTCCTGACGTTTTACCTGGCCGAGCTTGGCGTTGCCAAGGCCCAAGGCTTCGCCGGACTTGGCACGAAGGCCGAAGGTTTCGCTCTTCCGACACCTGGCGGCAGGTTCGACTTCCCCAAGGACCATGGCCCACACCCAGATTTCCGAATCGAGTGGTGGTACGTGACGGCAAATCTGAAAGGATCGGACGGCATTGACTACGGCGCGCAATGGACACTTTTTCGGTCGGCTGCCGCGCCTGGCGATAAGTCGGGATGGTCCAGTCCCCAGGTCTGGATGGGCAACGCCGCCGTGACGACGCCCGACAGGCAGTTCTCGGCAGAGCGGCTCGCCCGTGGCGGTGTCGGTCAGGCCGGGGTGAACGCATCTCCCTTTTCCGCATGGATTGATGAATGGAACCTAGCCGCGCGGAAGCCTACGTTGGGAGGAGACGAGCTTTCGCATTTGATGATGTCCGCAACGGGTCCCGATTTCTGGTACCGGTTTGATCTCGATGCGAGCGGGCCGATCGTGCCACAGGGAGACAACGGATTTTCAGTCAAATCGGCAGACGGGCAAGCGAGCTACTATTACTCTCAGCCGTTCTACTCGGTCTCCGGTGCGCTACACCTGCCTGGCAAGGAGGTTGCAGTGACCGGGAAGGCATGGCTGGACCGGGAATGGTCGAGCCAGCCTCTCGCGGCAAACCAGATAGGCTGGGACTGGTTCTCGCTCCATTTTGATAGCGGCGAGAAGTTGATGGGGTTCCGCCTGCGCGATAGTGTTGGCGGAGGCTTTACCTCGGGTACCTGGATATCGGCGCAGGGTAAGCCAACGACGATCCCGCCCAACCAGCTCAGGCTAACGCCCGGAGCTACCGCGTCGGTTGCTGGCCGAAACGTTCCCGTGAGGTGGCGCCTTGAGCTGCCGGAAAGGGGTGTTGATGTGAGTGTGTTCGCCATGAACGACCAGGCGTGGGTGGCAGGCCAGTTTCCTTATTGGGAGGGGCCCGTACGAGCGACAGGGTCATTCAACGGGCTAGGCTATTTAGAGATGACGGGCTATCGGTAG
- a CDS encoding ATP-binding protein: MAIYPRLAEQRINDAISDTRVVLIVGPRQSGKTTLARKMASPEMEYYTLDNATTLEAAQRDPVGFVRGMNRAIIDEIQRAPELLLAIKESVDTDQRPGRFLLTGSANLMTLPRVADSLAGRMEVVRLLPLAQSEIRAAGGRFLLDAFRNDAKAGDSVVGDDLMAAVLGGGYPEALGRKTSTRRQDWYADYIQAIVQRDVRDVAQIEQITQMPRLLRILAEHSGQLVNYSGIGAAIGMNHITTQKYVGIFESLFLARTLQPWFSNKLKRLIKTPKIHFLDSGLLASLRDLSLDRLRAERGQYGPLLETFVFAEILKLASGGGERFEFSHFRDKQQNEVDIVIEDRRGHIVGIEIKAAATVSSTDFSGLRILAETSGERFVSGFVLYDHQKVVPFGERLYAVPISALWR, encoded by the coding sequence ATGGCGATATATCCAAGGCTCGCCGAGCAGCGGATTAACGACGCGATATCAGATACACGCGTCGTATTGATCGTCGGTCCCCGACAATCCGGCAAAACGACGCTGGCCAGGAAGATGGCCAGTCCAGAGATGGAATATTACACACTCGACAATGCGACGACTCTGGAAGCAGCTCAGCGAGACCCCGTTGGTTTCGTCAGAGGAATGAACCGGGCCATCATCGACGAGATTCAGCGCGCTCCCGAGCTGCTGCTGGCAATCAAAGAAAGCGTGGATACCGACCAACGTCCGGGACGTTTCCTCCTGACGGGCTCAGCCAATCTCATGACATTGCCACGCGTGGCAGACTCACTGGCAGGACGCATGGAGGTCGTCCGATTACTGCCGCTCGCTCAAAGCGAAATCAGGGCGGCGGGCGGCAGATTCTTGCTCGATGCCTTTCGAAACGATGCAAAAGCTGGGGATTCCGTCGTCGGCGACGACTTGATGGCTGCAGTTCTGGGCGGTGGATATCCCGAGGCGTTGGGTCGCAAAACCTCGACCCGAAGACAGGACTGGTATGCGGATTATATCCAGGCAATCGTTCAGCGCGATGTTCGCGATGTGGCACAAATCGAGCAGATCACTCAAATGCCGCGGTTGCTACGCATTCTTGCGGAGCATTCGGGTCAACTCGTGAACTACTCTGGTATCGGTGCCGCTATCGGGATGAATCACATCACAACACAAAAATACGTTGGCATATTCGAGAGCTTATTCCTCGCTCGAACCTTGCAACCATGGTTTTCCAATAAGCTCAAACGCCTCATCAAGACACCCAAGATACATTTTCTTGATTCTGGTCTTCTTGCCTCCCTCCGAGACCTCTCCCTCGACCGGCTACGGGCAGAGAGGGGACAATATGGACCATTGCTGGAGACCTTCGTCTTCGCCGAAATTCTTAAACTCGCGAGTGGCGGGGGAGAACGCTTTGAGTTCTCACACTTTCGCGACAAGCAGCAAAATGAAGTCGATATCGTTATCGAAGACAGAAGAGGACATATTGTCGGCATCGAGATAAAGGCGGCAGCTACCGTCTCAAGCACCGATTTTTCTGGATTGCGAATTCTGGCCGAGACATCTGGAGAAAGATTTGTTTCAGGCTTTGTCTTGTATGACCATCAAAAGGTGGTCCCCTTTGGAGAACGTCTATACGCCGTGCCTATTTCCGCATTGTGGCGTTAG